One genomic segment of Catenulispora sp. MAP5-51 includes these proteins:
- a CDS encoding acyl carrier protein — protein MSTETELVDQDTRAKIRSIIVELAPEPEGARTDGATRLVEDLAYHSLALLELGFTLEDEFDLPPIDQEQVQHITTVEEIVELVLGLLPADADTE, from the coding sequence GTGAGCACTGAAACAGAACTCGTCGACCAGGACACCCGGGCCAAGATCCGCTCGATCATCGTGGAGCTGGCACCGGAGCCCGAAGGCGCGCGCACCGACGGTGCCACGCGGCTCGTGGAGGACCTCGCCTACCACTCGCTGGCCCTGCTCGAACTCGGATTCACCTTGGAGGACGAGTTCGACCTGCCGCCCATCGACCAGGAGCAGGTGCAGCACATCACCACGGTCGAGGAGATCGTGGAGCTGGTGCTGGGCCTGCTCCCGGCGGACGCCGACACCGAATAG